The Candidatus Margulisiibacteriota bacterium genome includes the window TTTTCTTTAGAACGGCAGAACTGGCGTGCTGGACCGGGATGTCCAGGTATTTGACGATCTTTTTTTCGGCCGAAATCGTTTGGATCAGTTCGTCGGTGATATGGCCGGGGTGGGTGTACATGACGCGGAGCCAGCGGATCCCCTTGGTCCTGGCCGATTGTTTCAGGATGGAAGGAAAGTCGGGGTGGGCGGTCGTATCCTGGGCGACAAAAATAATTTCTTTTGTCCCCCTTTTGGCCAGACCGGCGACCTCTTCTAAAATGTCTTTTTCCGGGCGGAGGCGGAGCTTCCCCCGAATGGTCGGGATCAGGCAATATGAACAGCGGTTGTCGCACCCTTCGGCAATTTTAACGTAGGCGAACCATTTGGGGGTTGCTTTGAGCCTGGGGGTAGAACAGCTAAAGAGCCCGATGCTCTCAACTTCACCGTCGATCGCCGGGAGCTTTAGATCGCCCACCTTTTTCAGCCATTGGGGGAGACAGCCGGCAATGTAGAGTTTGCGGCAGTTCCCTTTTTTCTTCCAGGCGGCCATTTCCCGCAGGACCTTGAGCGCTTCTTTCCGGGCCGGTTTTAAAAAGGCGCAGGTATTGACGATGATAATGTCTGCTTTGGAAGGGTCGGTGGTCAGGTCGTCCCCCCCGGCGGCTACCGAACCCATCATCACCTCGGTGTCGGCCAGGTTTTTTGGGCAGCCTAAACTGACAAAATGATATTTCATCCATATATTATAACACCCGCCTCACCCAGCCTTCGCATTGGCGGATGGTGAGTGAGGTGCTATAATTTCGATACTTATGGAACAGCTCCTCAAGAGCCGCTACACTATCGGGGAGAAGATCTCCGAGAATAATTTTAGCGTCACCTATCGAGGGACCTATGTCGGGACCGACAAACCGCTGATCGTTAAGATCTACAAACGCGGCACCTTGAACTCCTCGCTGATCAAGGGGATGAAGTTTAGCGTAAAAGATTTTTCCCTTATCTCCCATTCTTCGGTCGCTAAAATGATCGATGGCGATTACGGCTGGCAGGGGTTCTACTACATTCGCGAATATATTAACGGCAAAAGCCTGCGGCAGGTCTTAGCCGACGGTAAAATGGAAACGGAGCAGGCGCTGATGATCGCCCAGCAGGTCCTGGCCGCTCTGGAAGCGACTGAAGCCAAGGGGGTTTTGCATGGCGCGTTAACCCCGGAAAATATTATCATTAACGACAAGGGAGAAGCTAAGATCACCGATTTTGTGATCAAGGGAGAGGTCAAAGAGGCCTTGCCGCAGAAGATCCAGGAGTTGTTGGTCGGCCTCCCCTACGCTTCACCGGAAAGCCTTGAGGGAGCCCCCCTGACGCCGGCCTCCGACCTTTATTCTTTCGGGATGATCTTTTTTGAAATGCTGGCAGGGCGACCGCTGATAAAGAACGGCGGAATCGCGGCCCATTTGCAGAAAATGAAAAGAGCGTCGCTGGTTAACAGGCCGGAACTGGCCTTTTTACCCGGCTATCTTGCCGATATTTTATTCAAACTGCTGCAACGCGACCCGATCCTCCGGTTTCAATCAGCGGCGGTAGTTCGTGAGAGCCTGGCTTCCCAGTCCCTTCCTCTTCCGCCAAAGATCGGCGATGAATATCTAAAATTGTTTGAGGGGGTTGTGACCCAATATGGAGGAGAGGATCCGTCCCAGTCGCAACCGGCAAAACCTTCCGGCGAGACCAAGGAACAAGGAGAGCCGGCTTTGATGATCCCGGATAAAAAAGAAAGCCGGAGCTGGCTTTTTGCCATAATAATATTTATGAGCGTTGCGATCGGCGTGGTTTACGCCTTTTATTTGGGGAAATAAATGATCACAGGGTATTTAACCGCCTATTTGGTCTTTATCATAGTTGTTAGTGTGGTGATCAGCGTTCTTTTTCTTAGGTTAAAACTGCCAGCGCCCAGGATTCTGATCCCATTGATCATATTTTTGATCTTATCTCCGGTTCTTGGCGGTTATTTGTATTTGACCTATTTTGATTCCATGCCGGAGATAGTCGTTCCCGACGTCACCGGTCTGACCAAGCAACAGGCGATCGTCAGGCTTGAAGAGGCCCAGCTCAAAGTTAATATTGCCGGAGAAGTAAAGCAGCCAAATGTTCCCGAAGGAGCGGTCGCTTCCCAGCGGCCGGAGGCGGGGCGTCGGGTTAAAGAGAACCGTGCCATTAGCCTGATGATCAGTTCCGGCAAGCAAAAAGTTCCGGTCCCTGATCTGGTCGGGAAAGAATTTAATCAAGCGACCAAAATGCTCGAGGCGGTTGGAATGGGTGCCGGGGATTTGAGCCATGAGATCCATCTTGAACTGCCGGAAGGGGTTGTCCTGGCCCAGGAACCGCTTCCCGGCGAGATGTCAGCCATTGGAGAGAAGGTTGACCTGCTAATTTCAGTAGTATCGGAGGAAATAAAATGACGGTTAAAATCGCCCCTTCTATTTTGTCAGCCGATTTCCGGACGCTGGAGGCGGAGATCAAGAAAGTTGAAGCAGCCGGCGCCGACCTGATCCACATTGACGTAATGGATGGGCACTTTGTCCCAAATATCACGATCGGCCCGCTGGTGGTCAAAGCTTGCCGGAAGATCACGAAACTGCCGCTTGATGTCCATCTGATGATCGAGAATCCGGACCGTTTTATTCCTGACTTTGCTAAAGCGGGCGCGGATATTATTACGATCCATGTTGAAGCGGCAAAGAGCCTGGATAGCGATATCGAGCTGATCAGGCAGAACAATGCCAAACCAGGGGTGGTGGTTAATCCGGCATCCCCGGTGGAGTCGATCTTTCACGTGCTCGACAAAGTGGTCATGGTTCTTTTAATGTCGGTCAATCCCGGTTTTGAAGGGCAAAAATTTATGCCAGAAGTCTTGCCTAAGATCAAAGCGCTTAAGTCGGAAATTGTTGATCGTCAGTTGTCGGTTGATATTGAAGTCGATGGCGGTATTAATCCAGAGACCGCCAAAGAGGTGGTTAAAGCCGGGGCCAATGTTTTAGTCGCCGGTTCGGCGATCTTTTACGCCGCCGATCCTAAGCAGGCAATATGTGGACTGAAGACGATATAAGGTTCATGCGCGAAGTGATTGACCTGGCCAAGTCGGCCGAAGGGCGAACCACCCCCGACCCAATGGTCGGTGCCGTTTTGGTCAAGGAAGGCCGGATCGTCTCCATGGGATATCACGGCGAAGTTGCCACCCCGCACGCAGAAGCCTGGGCGATCGACAAAGCCGGCCTTGACGCTAAAGGAGCGACCCTCTACGTCAATCTTGAGCCCTGCTCCCATTTTGGCAACAATCCTCCCTGTGCCGACCGGATAATCAACGCAGGAATTAAAAAAGTATATATAGCGACGAAAGATCCCAATCCACTGGTCAATGGCCGCGGGATCAGGAAAATGATCAAGCACGGGATCAAAGTACAGGTTGGCCTGCTCGAAGACGAAGCAATAAAATTGAACGAGGTGTTTATTAAATATATTACCACCGGGCTTCCCTTTGTGGTGATGAAGACCGCTATAACCCTGGACGGAAAGATCGCTACCCGGACCGGCGCGAGCCGCTGGGTCGCAGGCCCTGCCTCTCTTCGCTACGCTCACCATCTCCGCAATCTTTACGACGCGATCCTGGTTGGGGTTGGAACGGTTTTGATCGACAACCCCAAACTTAATGTCCGACGGGTAAAAAAAGTTAAGGACCCGATCCGCATCGTGCTTGATACGATGGCCAGGACACCGCTTAAGGCCGATATCCTTTTCAAAGGCCAGCGGACGATCATTGCGGTTGGGCCAAAAGCCCCAGCTGCCAGGGTTAACGCTCTTCAGAAAAAAGGGGCGGAGATCATCAGCCTGCCGGTCAGCGGCGGGCATATTAGTGTTAAGGCGCTAGTGAAGAAACTTGGCGAAATGAAGATGACCAGTCTCCTGATCGAAGGAGGAGGGGAGGTTTATGCCTCGTTCCTGGAAGCCGGACTGGTTGATAAGGCCTTCTTTTTTATCGTTCCCAAGATCTTTGGCGGCCGCGACGCTAAAACGTCGGTCGAAGGGAAAGGGGTTTCCCTCCCCGCGCAAGCCAAATGGCTGAAGAATGTTCATGTGGAGAGGGTGGAAGAGGATATATTGGTTAGTGGGTATTTTTAGTCGACCGATATTTGGCTTCATGTGTTGCCCATCCCTTACAAGTCAAAAACAATAAATGCCTTGACAGGTAGTTGTAGCAACATGTATAATCGTTTTAAGGTTTACCAGGGGGGAGGAAAAGCAATGACGATAGAGACAACGGTCTCCAAAAGAGGGCAGACGGCTGTTCCGGCGGAAATATGTAAAAAGTATAATATTAAGGCGGGGCAGAAAATCGCCTGGTTGGATTTAGGCAGTATGGTCACAATTTTGCCCTTGCCGGAAAACCCGATCAAGGCTTTTCGCGGAAGTTCAAAAGGGATGTTAAAGACCTTAATGGAAGAAAGAAAGAAGGAACGGGAAAGGGAACGTGGAAAATAACTATGTTTTGGACACCTCGGCTATTTTTTGTTTGAAGGATGACGCCCCTGGTGCGGAAAAAGTTGAAGCCATCCTCTCGACCGCCCATCGCCGACGGCAGAAGGTTATTATTTCTTTTATGACGGCGATGGAATATCTTTATATCAATTTAATGCGACATGGGGAGGAAGCGGGCCATAAAGCTTATCTTGAATTAACGCTGTTGCCGATAGAAATTGTTGAAAGTGACGAGGATTTGCGATTAA containing:
- a CDS encoding AbrB/MazE/SpoVT family DNA-binding domain-containing protein — encoded protein: MYNRFKVYQGGGKAMTIETTVSKRGQTAVPAEICKKYNIKAGQKIAWLDLGSMVTILPLPENPIKAFRGSSKGMLKTLMEERKKERERERGK
- a CDS encoding PIN domain-containing protein codes for the protein MENNYVLDTSAIFCLKDDAPGAEKVEAILSTAHRRRQKVIISFMTAMEYLYINLMRHGEEAGHKAYLELTLLPIEIVESDEDLRLIAAELKAAHNISLADSWIAATAKKHNATLVHRDPEFEPLKKSLDSLILPYK
- a CDS encoding ribulose-phosphate 3-epimerase translates to MTVKIAPSILSADFRTLEAEIKKVEAAGADLIHIDVMDGHFVPNITIGPLVVKACRKITKLPLDVHLMIENPDRFIPDFAKAGADIITIHVEAAKSLDSDIELIRQNNAKPGVVVNPASPVESIFHVLDKVVMVLLMSVNPGFEGQKFMPEVLPKIKALKSEIVDRQLSVDIEVDGGINPETAKEVVKAGANVLVAGSAIFYAADPKQAICGLKTI
- a CDS encoding MiaB/RimO family radical SAM methylthiotransferase, with product MKYHFVSLGCPKNLADTEVMMGSVAAGGDDLTTDPSKADIIIVNTCAFLKPARKEALKVLREMAAWKKKGNCRKLYIAGCLPQWLKKVGDLKLPAIDGEVESIGLFSCSTPRLKATPKWFAYVKIAEGCDNRCSYCLIPTIRGKLRLRPEKDILEEVAGLAKRGTKEIIFVAQDTTAHPDFPSILKQSARTKGIRWLRVMYTHPGHITDELIQTISAEKKIVKYLDIPVQHASSAVLKKMNRRYDRNDLEYLLAKLRKNIPGVVLRTSLIVGFPGETQADFNELLDFIKTARFEKLGVFGYCREVGTAAAKLPGQVPLTVREKRRQLAMSAQAKISLTNNRALVGQKVEVMVESKKGANYLGRTRRDAPEIDGIFHLRSAKPLSLGSLVKALITKATAYDLFGQIT
- a CDS encoding serine/threonine protein kinase — its product is MEQLLKSRYTIGEKISENNFSVTYRGTYVGTDKPLIVKIYKRGTLNSSLIKGMKFSVKDFSLISHSSVAKMIDGDYGWQGFYYIREYINGKSLRQVLADGKMETEQALMIAQQVLAALEATEAKGVLHGALTPENIIINDKGEAKITDFVIKGEVKEALPQKIQELLVGLPYASPESLEGAPLTPASDLYSFGMIFFEMLAGRPLIKNGGIAAHLQKMKRASLVNRPELAFLPGYLADILFKLLQRDPILRFQSAAVVRESLASQSLPLPPKIGDEYLKLFEGVVTQYGGEDPSQSQPAKPSGETKEQGEPALMIPDKKESRSWLFAIIIFMSVAIGVVYAFYLGK
- the ribD gene encoding bifunctional diaminohydroxyphosphoribosylaminopyrimidine deaminase/5-amino-6-(5-phosphoribosylamino)uracil reductase RibD, producing MWTEDDIRFMREVIDLAKSAEGRTTPDPMVGAVLVKEGRIVSMGYHGEVATPHAEAWAIDKAGLDAKGATLYVNLEPCSHFGNNPPCADRIINAGIKKVYIATKDPNPLVNGRGIRKMIKHGIKVQVGLLEDEAIKLNEVFIKYITTGLPFVVMKTAITLDGKIATRTGASRWVAGPASLRYAHHLRNLYDAILVGVGTVLIDNPKLNVRRVKKVKDPIRIVLDTMARTPLKADILFKGQRTIIAVGPKAPAARVNALQKKGAEIISLPVSGGHISVKALVKKLGEMKMTSLLIEGGGEVYASFLEAGLVDKAFFFIVPKIFGGRDAKTSVEGKGVSLPAQAKWLKNVHVERVEEDILVSGYF
- a CDS encoding PASTA domain-containing protein, with amino-acid sequence MITGYLTAYLVFIIVVSVVISVLFLRLKLPAPRILIPLIIFLILSPVLGGYLYLTYFDSMPEIVVPDVTGLTKQQAIVRLEEAQLKVNIAGEVKQPNVPEGAVASQRPEAGRRVKENRAISLMISSGKQKVPVPDLVGKEFNQATKMLEAVGMGAGDLSHEIHLELPEGVVLAQEPLPGEMSAIGEKVDLLISVVSEEIK